The Corallococcus macrosporus genome segment TGGGCGTGGACACCCGCGCGGCCATGGTGTCGCGCTGCCTGGGCGCCGGGGCCCTACCACCGCCCCCCTGACGCCGGCGGCGCCACGTCCTGGCGCAGGCCCAGCACGAGCGCCACGTTCGCCTGCGGCCTGCGCACCAGCCGGATGCACTCCGCCGGAGCCATGAGCAGCGGCGTCATCCCGGGCCCATGCCCCGCCACCTTGCTGTCCGAGTGCACCACCACCCCCACCGTGACGACCCCCGGCCGCCGCGACGGCCCGAAGCGGTAGTCCAGCGGGCACACCGCCACCAGGTCCCCCAACCGCAGCGCGTTCAGCCGGTGCCTGCGCACCAGCCGCGCATCCGACAGCTGGATGTCCAGGTCCCCCAGCACGCCCTCCGAACGCCCGAACCCCGACCCCATCAGCTCCGACGGCACCAGGTGCGTCACGGGGATGTGCAACCGCCCCGCCTGCGTCCGCACGCCCCAGCGCCGCAGCAGCCGGGGCGACAGGTTCAGCAGGCGCACCTGGGGGAAGTCCGGCAGCTCCAGCCCCTGGCCGTACGCATCCAGTTGGATCTTGTCCCCGATGCACAGGCGGCGCTTCACGGCGGACGGGAAGTCCACGATGACGTGGTTGATGCCGCCGTGCTTGCCCACCACCGTGCCCACGGCGCCCGTGACGGGGCCGCTCGTCACGCGCGCGCGGTTGCCCACGCACGCCTGGAACATCAGCGCCCGGTTGGAGCCACCGCGCGCGCCCACGTCGTCGCGCCCGGTGTTGTGCACGGACACTCCCGCCTCCATGTGGTCCGCGGCCAGCCCCACCGCGCGGTCGCCCACGCGGCGGTTGAGCGCGATGCCGCCGCTGCCCGGCAACAGCCGCAGCACCCCGTCCCGGCCAATGCGGTAGGGCGACACGCGCACCACGGGATGGGACACCTGTCCCGCCACCGCCGTGGCCACCAGCCGCGACACGTTGGTGCGCGGCGCCGAGGCGGCCCCCATGCCCGCCTCCATCAGGGGTTGCAGCGGGACGTCCATGCCGTGCCTCCTTCTTCAGCGAAACGCCGGCGCGGGGCTGGTGACGCCCAGGGTCGTGCGCAGGGTGGGGGCCACGCCCCGGAACGCGCGGCCGTCGGGCGTCATCCGGTACGCGGCGATCCACTCTTCCGCCACCGGGCCCAGCGGCATGACCTCCGTCTGGAAGTCCTTGAAGTCGCGCGTCTTGAACGGGTTGTCCGCGATGAAGTTGAGCAGCAGGCGCCCCGCGTCCGCCATCTTCGAGCGCTGCGAAATCTCCCCCGCGCCGCCCAGGTAGCGCTGCGACACCACTTCAATCACGTCCCACTTGGTGTTCGCGTCGAAGGCCTTCTTGATGTCCGGCGTCTCCAGCGCGTCGAGGATGGTCTTGAGGTACTCGCCCACCTCCACGGTGAGCGCCAGGATGTTGCCGTAGGTGGCGCGGTCGATCTGCCAGCGGATGTCCGTGCCCAGGCGCTGGATGGTGGCCTGGCTCGCGAAGGGCCGCTCGTTCAGGTGCTGCGAGCCGCGGATGACCTCGCCAATCAACAGGTCGCGGAAGTACTGCGCGATGGCGGACACGAAGGCGACGAACTCGCGGTGGAAGTTGCGGAACATCACCGCGCCCGACGGCGCCGCCAGGCTGCCGTAGTTGAACGCCCTGCGGTACGCGAGCTGCCGGTCGCGCGGCTTGTAGCGCAGCGGCTGGTGCTTCTCCATGAGGTACAGCGCCCGCGCGCCCGGGCCCCGCTGGATGCGCATGCGCCCGTCGTGGAAGAGGCGCAGCAGCGCGCCCGCCACCTGGAACACCTTCATCCGCTCATGCTGGTAGATGTAATAGAGCTCCGCGGTCGCGTGGAGCTGCGTCTCGATGACGGACTCGTCGAAGTCCTGGACGAGCAGCGGCCGGCTGATGGAGTCGAAGGACGGCGCTCCGTCCTTGCCCAACCCCATCAGGTCGGAGAAGAGCGACGCCGTCGCGCCGTTGGAGGCGCTGGCCAGCAGCTCCTCCTCCCGCAGCGCGAGCTGTTTCTGCAGCTCCGTGCGCTGCTCATCCGACGTGACGTTGGCGAGGACTTCCCGCTTCCACTGCGAGAAGAGACGCTGAAGGGCTTCTGCCGTACCGATGCTCATGGCATGCCACCTGGGTCAATGACGTTGAAGGAAAGGGTTTGGGCGTTCGTGTGCGCGCTCAGGACTTGCGCGGGTGGCGGACGTGGCGGCGCGTGTGGCCTCCCGCCTTGGCGTAGCCGTTGACCGGCGTGGGCGGGCCATCCGTGCCGTGGCGCTCCTTGCCGGCGATGATGTGCTCCACGGCCTTGAGCTGATCCGCGAACGCCTGCTTCAGCTGCCGGCCCAGCTCCTCGGCCTGGTCGTCCAGCTGCTGCTTCACGTCCGTCATGATGCGCGCGCGGCTCTCCTCGATGCGCGAGGCCACGTCGTCCATGCTCGCCCCTCCGGCGCTGGCTTCCGTCGTGGCGGAGGCGGAAGTCTCCGGGGACGAAGGCTCCACGCGCGCGGGAGCCCGCGGGGGCTTCGCCGTGGCCCCCGTGCCGATGATGCGCGGCTCCAGGTTCTTCTCGATGCGGTCCAGCGAGACGCGGATGGGCGGGGGCACCGTGAACGGCTCGCCGGTGTTGCAGTGCCCGCCCTGCGGGAAGCCGTACTTGTGGTTGCGGTCGTCTTCAATCTCCTCCGCCTGTCCCGGTGCTTCCTGCGTGAGGGTCTTCGCCAGCTCCAGCGAGTCCTCCTCCAGGCCGCACTGCTCGCGCAGGAACGCGGGGTTCACGTTGAAGACGTCCACGTTCTGGTCCAACTGCTCCAGCATCTCCGAGTGGAAGTCCACGCGGTTGCCGCCCGGGACGACGGCCTCG includes the following:
- a CDS encoding DUF4438 domain-containing protein, whose product is MDVPLQPLMEAGMGAASAPRTNVSRLVATAVAGQVSHPVVRVSPYRIGRDGVLRLLPGSGGIALNRRVGDRAVGLAADHMEAGVSVHNTGRDDVGARGGSNRALMFQACVGNRARVTSGPVTGAVGTVVGKHGGINHVIVDFPSAVKRRLCIGDKIQLDAYGQGLELPDFPQVRLLNLSPRLLRRWGVRTQAGRLHIPVTHLVPSELMGSGFGRSEGVLGDLDIQLSDARLVRRHRLNALRLGDLVAVCPLDYRFGPSRRPGVVTVGVVVHSDSKVAGHGPGMTPLLMAPAECIRLVRRPQANVALVLGLRQDVAPPASGGRW